In Edaphobacter dinghuensis, a genomic segment contains:
- the queG gene encoding tRNA epoxyqueuosine(34) reductase QueG — protein MSCEGSVAGLWTGEWQEWIRLRAVEAGFDTAGVAPVYGTESEVGRVDARRFEGWVDAGRAGEMEYLKRRNEQGVLLRSGVEVAMPWARSVIVCAVNYNGDGPLSIAPAKEGTGWIARYAWSGRAVEGEGELAPSDYHDEMLGRLRRVEEALHERYACETKCYVDTGPLVERAAAAKAGVGWIGKNACVLNQGLGSWLLLGVIVTSLEVGDDEELQIAADRCGSCTRCIDACPTDALVKPREMDASRCIAYLTIEKKGAIAEELREAMGRQVFGCDICQDVCPWNRRSPVATREGMLTRREMVNPALEWLAGMDAAEFRLWFKGSPVERTRKKRLHRNVAIAMGNSGEMRFVPQLEQWSTGEDEVLAESARWALGRLRRLEEERKAAAALC, from the coding sequence ATGTCTTGCGAGGGCAGTGTGGCTGGTTTGTGGACGGGCGAGTGGCAGGAGTGGATTCGGCTACGGGCGGTCGAAGCTGGTTTCGATACGGCTGGGGTTGCGCCTGTCTACGGGACGGAGAGCGAGGTTGGCCGAGTCGACGCTCGACGCTTCGAGGGGTGGGTGGATGCGGGTCGTGCCGGAGAGATGGAGTATCTAAAGCGCAGGAATGAGCAGGGAGTGTTACTGCGCAGCGGCGTTGAGGTGGCGATGCCGTGGGCCAGGTCGGTTATCGTCTGTGCGGTGAATTACAACGGAGATGGGCCGCTTTCAATTGCTCCTGCAAAAGAGGGAACGGGGTGGATCGCCCGTTATGCCTGGAGCGGGCGAGCAGTCGAGGGTGAGGGCGAGCTTGCTCCTTCTGATTATCACGACGAGATGCTGGGCAGGCTGCGCCGGGTAGAGGAGGCGTTGCACGAGAGGTATGCGTGCGAGACGAAGTGCTACGTCGATACGGGACCACTGGTGGAGCGGGCGGCGGCGGCAAAGGCCGGGGTGGGGTGGATCGGGAAGAATGCCTGTGTCCTGAATCAGGGGTTGGGTTCGTGGCTGCTGCTGGGAGTGATTGTGACTTCGCTGGAGGTGGGTGATGACGAAGAGTTGCAGATCGCTGCGGACAGGTGCGGAAGTTGTACGCGGTGTATCGATGCCTGCCCTACTGACGCATTGGTAAAGCCGCGGGAGATGGATGCTTCGCGCTGTATCGCGTATCTGACGATCGAGAAGAAGGGAGCGATTGCGGAGGAGCTGCGCGAGGCGATGGGGAGGCAGGTCTTTGGCTGCGATATCTGCCAGGATGTCTGCCCGTGGAACAGAAGGTCTCCTGTGGCGACAAGGGAGGGGATGCTGACGCGGAGGGAGATGGTGAATCCGGCGCTGGAGTGGCTGGCAGGGATGGATGCGGCGGAGTTTCGGCTGTGGTTCAAGGGCTCTCCTGTGGAGCGAACGCGGAAGAAGCGGCTGCATCGGAATGTGGCGATTGCGATGGGCAACAGCGGCGAGATGCGGTTTGTGCCGCAACTGGAGCAGTGGAGCACGGGCGAGGACGAGGTGCTGGCAGAGAGCGCGCGGTGGGCGCTTGGACGGCTGCGCAGGCTGGAGGAGGAGAGGAAAGCTGCCGCTGCGCTCTGCTAG
- a CDS encoding APC family permease, producing the protein MNESASLISVSKPGMRKLRLLPLLAATYFMVSGGPYDLEDIIGFAGYGHALLLLGLLPFLWSFPTALMLGELAAAVPEEGGFYAWVRRAMGPFWGFQEAWLSLAASVFDMAIYPTTFVLYLARIAPSLTSGHRGMALELGVVGFSVLWNLRGATSVGEGSLKLWVLSISPYLVLIVIAVYIGLRGVTGPFGGHASMAPPVHADYSTAILVAMWNYMGWDNATTIANEVEDPQRNYPRVILMATVMVMLTYIIPIAAIAWAGIPSGRFSTGAWVDAAHILGGPALAFTVVLAGSLDDVGTFSNLTLSYTRLPHALAEDGFLPKVFTKRLKNGTPWVAVLVCGFCWALALGFSFERLITIDLVLYGLSMILEFVALIVLRYREPLLLRPFRIPGPDWVAVLLGLSPAALMVYALYASRMERVAGMSAFAFSMLIAACGLPLYVLARLRQRTRRLP; encoded by the coding sequence ATGAACGAGAGCGCATCCTTAATATCTGTCTCGAAGCCGGGGATGCGCAAACTTCGGTTGCTTCCTCTGCTTGCGGCGACCTATTTCATGGTCTCGGGTGGACCGTACGATCTTGAAGACATTATCGGCTTTGCCGGGTATGGTCATGCGCTGCTGTTGCTGGGGCTGCTGCCTTTTCTTTGGAGTTTTCCGACGGCGCTGATGCTGGGGGAGTTGGCGGCGGCGGTGCCTGAAGAGGGTGGATTTTACGCCTGGGTGCGCCGCGCGATGGGGCCGTTCTGGGGATTTCAGGAGGCGTGGCTCTCGCTTGCAGCCTCGGTCTTCGACATGGCGATCTATCCGACGACGTTTGTGCTGTATCTCGCGCGCATTGCTCCTTCGCTGACGAGTGGGCATCGCGGAATGGCGCTGGAGCTGGGCGTGGTGGGCTTCTCTGTCCTGTGGAATCTGCGGGGCGCGACCTCGGTGGGAGAGGGCTCGTTGAAGCTTTGGGTTCTTTCGATCTCGCCCTATCTGGTCCTGATCGTGATTGCGGTCTATATCGGTTTGCGCGGCGTGACCGGACCGTTTGGCGGTCATGCTTCGATGGCGCCTCCTGTGCATGCCGATTACTCCACCGCGATTCTTGTGGCGATGTGGAACTACATGGGATGGGACAACGCGACGACGATTGCCAACGAGGTAGAGGATCCGCAGAGAAATTATCCGCGCGTGATTCTGATGGCCACGGTGATGGTGATGCTCACCTACATCATTCCTATTGCCGCGATTGCGTGGGCGGGAATTCCGTCGGGCCGCTTTTCGACCGGGGCATGGGTCGACGCTGCGCATATTCTCGGCGGCCCGGCGCTGGCGTTTACGGTGGTGCTTGCCGGCTCGCTGGATGATGTTGGGACGTTCAGCAATCTCACGCTGTCGTACACGCGATTGCCACATGCGCTGGCGGAGGATGGATTTCTGCCGAAGGTGTTTACGAAGCGGCTGAAGAATGGCACGCCGTGGGTTGCGGTGCTGGTGTGCGGCTTTTGCTGGGCGCTGGCGTTGGGCTTCAGCTTCGAGAGGCTCATCACGATCGACCTGGTTCTGTACGGACTGTCGATGATTCTGGAGTTTGTCGCGCTGATCGTGCTGCGCTACCGCGAGCCTCTGCTGTTGCGGCCATTCAGGATTCCGGGGCCGGATTGGGTGGCTGTGCTGCTGGGACTTAGTCCGGCGGCGCTGATGGTGTATGCACTCTATGCATCGCGCATGGAGAGGGTCGCGGGCATGTCTGCCTTCGCGTTTTCCATGTTGATCGCAGCTTGCGGGCTGCCGCTGTATGTTCTTGCGCGATTGCGGCAGAGGACTAGAAGACTACCTTGA
- the bshC gene encoding bacillithiol biosynthesis cysteine-adding enzyme BshC, with amino-acid sequence MSTECYPITILPHVSQLYRGYLGMGDSSADSAVRRWYGDEPFAGKWMRADRPSVNADGLADALAQQNAAFGAGPAAMANIEKLRGGARAVVTGQQVGLFGGPLLTLLKAATAVARAKDATRTSGVEHVPVFWLATEDHDLAEVDQVSLLTKTTVETLRAGLKTKAAVEVGGIALGSEIDQVLEQAGELLEFSPAWEMLKECYTPEQTLGGAFARLMARLFAPQGLVVMDAASREFHALGASTLQYAIEHAEELQTALIARSEELVKAGFHAQVLVAAGGSLLFMVDETTGERMALRRTPEGGWKAGGKAYSSEELIAILESAPERLSPNALLRPVFQDTILPTAAYIGGPSEIAYFAQSAVLYEAILGRITPVLPRLSATLLEPAVATVMATHEVQLPDAMVTADELALRLGARAMPIEEKRRLAAAGNALDAALTAAVEYMGGMDESLGRTAEVSGSKMRYQMNRLRRMAAAFELQKEASLKKHAAAITLNVFPDGHPQERLVAGILFVARHGEGVVERLVEAAANLCPGHVVIRL; translated from the coding sequence ATGAGCACTGAGTGTTACCCGATAACGATTTTGCCGCACGTGTCGCAGTTATATCGCGGCTACCTGGGCATGGGCGACAGTTCTGCGGATTCGGCTGTGCGCCGCTGGTATGGAGACGAGCCTTTTGCCGGCAAGTGGATGCGCGCCGATCGTCCGAGTGTAAATGCCGACGGTCTGGCAGATGCGCTGGCACAACAGAATGCTGCCTTTGGTGCAGGCCCGGCGGCGATGGCGAATATAGAGAAGCTGCGTGGCGGTGCTCGTGCAGTGGTCACCGGGCAGCAGGTGGGCCTGTTTGGTGGGCCGCTGCTAACTTTATTAAAAGCTGCTACAGCAGTGGCCCGAGCCAAGGATGCTACGCGGACCTCGGGCGTAGAGCATGTGCCGGTCTTCTGGTTGGCGACTGAAGATCATGATCTGGCCGAGGTCGATCAGGTCTCGTTGCTGACCAAGACCACGGTGGAGACGCTGCGGGCAGGCTTGAAGACGAAGGCCGCGGTTGAGGTTGGCGGAATCGCGCTGGGCAGCGAGATCGACCAGGTGCTGGAGCAGGCGGGTGAGTTGCTGGAGTTTTCTCCGGCGTGGGAGATGTTGAAGGAGTGTTATACGCCGGAACAGACGCTGGGCGGAGCGTTTGCGCGGCTAATGGCGCGGTTGTTTGCGCCGCAGGGATTAGTTGTGATGGATGCTGCCTCGCGGGAGTTTCATGCGTTGGGCGCGAGCACGCTGCAGTATGCGATTGAACATGCCGAGGAGTTGCAGACGGCGCTGATCGCTCGCAGTGAAGAGTTGGTGAAGGCTGGGTTTCATGCTCAGGTGCTGGTCGCGGCGGGTGGCAGTCTGCTGTTTATGGTAGATGAAACAACGGGCGAGCGGATGGCTCTGCGGCGCACGCCCGAGGGTGGGTGGAAGGCTGGCGGCAAGGCTTATTCGTCTGAGGAGTTGATTGCGATTCTCGAGAGCGCACCCGAGCGGTTGAGTCCGAATGCGCTGCTGCGGCCTGTCTTTCAGGACACGATCTTGCCGACAGCAGCTTATATCGGTGGGCCTTCGGAGATTGCCTACTTTGCGCAGAGCGCGGTTTTGTATGAGGCGATTCTGGGCAGGATAACTCCGGTGCTGCCGCGATTGAGTGCGACGCTGCTGGAGCCTGCGGTTGCGACGGTGATGGCCACGCACGAGGTTCAGTTGCCGGATGCGATGGTGACTGCTGACGAACTGGCGCTGCGACTGGGTGCGCGGGCGATGCCGATTGAAGAGAAGCGGCGGTTGGCTGCGGCGGGCAATGCTTTGGACGCTGCGTTGACGGCGGCGGTGGAGTACATGGGCGGCATGGATGAGTCGCTGGGCCGGACGGCCGAGGTCTCAGGCTCGAAGATGCGCTACCAGATGAACCGGCTGCGGCGGATGGCGGCGGCGTTCGAGTTGCAGAAAGAGGCCAGTCTGAAGAAACATGCGGCGGCGATTACGCTGAATGTCTTTCCGGATGGGCATCCGCAGGAGCGGCTGGTGGCCGGGATTTTGTTTGTGGCGCGGCATGGAGAAGGAGTGGTGGAGCGGCTGGTGGAGGCTGCGGCCAATCTTTGTCCGGGGCATGTAGTGATTCGGCTGTAG
- a CDS encoding PHP domain-containing protein — translation MDNITIARLLDETAALLEIDAADPFRIRSYRRAAEAVEQQTTQLSTLVPEPKQLLAIAGIGKGMAANIVELVNTGTMPLREELLTKYKPTMLELLRLPGMGPKTVALIWSSLQVADIDALEEAAKAGHLNKLPRMGEKFTTKLLKGIEDYRKNSSRFRIDEAHDHAERISALIFAFPGIETITPAGSLRRGRETVGDLDLLVTGPACEPDVVAAAVEHVASLPLIDKLLAKGQNKVSFTLRNNLQVDVRLLPRASYGAALQYFTGSKMHNVALRQRAIKRGLTLSEYALLRLEDNKIIAAASEEEIYNALDLDYIPPELRENGGELDAAANHTLPKLITLADIRGDLHMHTDATDGRDTIRQMAEAAIARGLAYIAITDHSKNLAMTNGLDDARALAHIKRIREVDAELQQDLAELIEALAKDTPPINSRLTNLWTLLKDTSSRPERSEVERPLYFAGATTKSDPLNFRILPGIEVDILGEGQLDLDDSTLAQMDIVVASVHSRFDQPIEQMTDRILRALENPHTRILGHPTGRKVLKRDAYAVHIDQILKRAAELGVAVEHNASPARSDLNDLNLRLAKQHNCKIVVDTDAHATEELDQMRYGITQLRRAWLTTADILNTQPTAEALLSHLRSKP, via the coding sequence ATGGACAACATCACCATCGCACGCCTGCTCGACGAAACCGCAGCCCTGCTTGAGATCGACGCAGCCGACCCCTTCCGCATCCGCTCCTATCGCCGCGCCGCCGAGGCCGTCGAGCAGCAAACCACCCAGCTCTCCACTCTCGTCCCAGAACCCAAACAGCTCCTCGCCATCGCTGGCATCGGCAAAGGCATGGCCGCCAACATCGTCGAGCTGGTCAACACCGGAACCATGCCGCTCCGCGAAGAACTGCTCACAAAATACAAGCCCACCATGCTCGAGCTTCTACGCCTCCCCGGCATGGGCCCCAAGACCGTAGCCCTTATCTGGTCGTCCCTGCAGGTCGCCGACATCGACGCCCTCGAAGAAGCCGCCAAAGCCGGCCACCTCAACAAGCTCCCGCGCATGGGCGAAAAATTCACCACCAAGCTCCTCAAAGGCATCGAGGACTACCGCAAAAACTCCAGCCGCTTCCGCATCGACGAGGCCCACGACCACGCCGAGCGCATCTCCGCCCTCATCTTCGCCTTCCCCGGCATCGAGACCATCACTCCCGCAGGCTCTCTCCGCCGAGGCCGCGAGACCGTTGGCGATCTCGATCTTCTCGTCACCGGCCCCGCCTGCGAGCCCGATGTCGTCGCCGCCGCCGTCGAACACGTCGCCTCCCTCCCGCTCATCGACAAGCTCCTCGCCAAAGGCCAGAACAAAGTCTCCTTCACCCTGCGCAACAACCTCCAGGTCGACGTCCGCCTCCTCCCTCGCGCCAGCTACGGAGCCGCGCTGCAATACTTCACCGGCTCCAAGATGCACAACGTAGCCCTGCGTCAGCGCGCCATCAAGCGCGGCCTCACCCTCAGCGAGTACGCTCTGTTGCGCCTCGAAGACAACAAGATCATCGCCGCAGCCAGCGAAGAAGAAATTTATAACGCACTCGATCTCGACTACATCCCGCCCGAGCTGCGCGAGAACGGCGGCGAGCTCGATGCAGCAGCCAACCACACCCTGCCCAAACTCATCACCCTAGCCGACATTCGCGGCGACCTGCACATGCACACCGACGCCACCGACGGCCGTGACACCATCCGCCAGATGGCCGAAGCCGCCATCGCCCGCGGCCTCGCCTACATCGCCATCACCGACCACTCAAAAAATCTCGCCATGACCAACGGCCTCGACGACGCCCGCGCACTCGCCCACATCAAGCGCATCCGCGAAGTCGACGCCGAGCTTCAGCAAGACCTCGCAGAACTCATTGAAGCCCTCGCCAAAGACACTCCACCCATCAACTCCCGCCTCACCAATCTCTGGACCCTGCTAAAAGACACGTCATCTCGACCGGAGCGGAGCGAAGTGGAGAGACCCCTGTATTTTGCCGGTGCCACCACGAAGTCTGACCCGCTAAACTTCCGCATCCTCCCCGGCATCGAAGTCGACATCCTCGGCGAAGGCCAGCTCGACCTCGACGACAGCACCCTCGCCCAGATGGACATCGTCGTCGCCAGCGTCCACAGCCGCTTCGACCAGCCCATCGAGCAGATGACCGACCGCATCCTCCGCGCCCTCGAAAACCCGCACACCCGCATCCTCGGTCATCCCACCGGCCGCAAAGTCCTCAAGCGTGACGCCTACGCCGTCCACATCGACCAGATATTGAAACGAGCCGCCGAACTAGGCGTAGCCGTCGAACACAACGCCTCACCCGCCCGCTCCGACCTAAACGATCTCAACCTGCGCCTCGCCAAACAACACAACTGCAAAATCGTAGTCGACACCGACGCCCACGCCACCGAAGAGCTAGACCAGATGCGCTACGGCATCACCCAACTCCGCCGCGCCTGGCTCACCACAGCCGACATCCTCAACACCCAACCCACGGCTGAAGCCCTGCTCTCCCACCTCCGCTCTAAGCCATGA
- a CDS encoding cold shock domain-containing protein has protein sequence MSQYKGTVKWFNNAKGYGFLGREGGADVFVHYSSIQREGYKSLKEGDEVEFDIIEGTKGPQADQVSRLKEAV, from the coding sequence GTGAGTCAATACAAAGGCACCGTAAAGTGGTTCAATAACGCAAAAGGCTACGGATTCCTCGGCCGGGAAGGCGGGGCAGACGTATTCGTTCATTACAGTTCCATCCAGCGGGAAGGCTACAAAAGCCTCAAAGAGGGTGACGAAGTAGAGTTCGACATCATCGAAGGCACCAAAGGCCCGCAGGCCGATCAGGTCAGTCGCCTCAAAGAGGCCGTCTAA
- a CDS encoding TonB-dependent receptor, giving the protein MRLGNLCAALLALVAMAGVGFAQTGSVTGQVFDPAGALVQNATVTATSSSIGLTRTATTTSAGLYNFAALPPSVYTVSVIAPGFQRLTRRNVILNIAATLPLNFTLSVASASTSIDVQDASAAPVETDSFQLSTVVDAKQINSLPLVLRDPYQLVLLAPGVVTAKNNIGGFSVNGQRDRNNNFMLDGADNNDTSVPGGQGGLSMANPDSTQEFRVITNNFDAEFGRNTGAIIDVLTRGGSNAFHGSVYEFGRYSALGARDFFNKKQNGRQDPYVRNDFGASIGGPIWKDRTFFFLNGEVQRFRTTLTSSQTTPTAAFRTGKFVYTDPIGGSQTPVDLTANPLTNPNNLSGLPQNPLVAKILNLAPVGQADNGDGVSTTYFFPSPDNLNSYNLTGRFDQRLTDKHQLTVRYIYGHAAESNPLHDEVLPGYGNISNITTTHNGVVSIASSFSVHAANVVRAGYNLNNTGDFCNHAAIDALTGTDSFGNGRDINIPYFFIFGCSALGDSNAQARLSSTILFADTFTYTRGAHSIKFGGEYHSVKDSNFDNFSSRNVLMLDNFTIFGYPSYSFYGSHSSPSVRGFEDLIWGAQGAVAYSSESQFFTRAGVRRANDLSRFRQHEGAVFAQDTWKVNSKLTAILGLRYAFNGVPYEKDGDLANFYGDASAALPAVGYFTFTSVGPGTGRQLYANNSGLVEPRVGFAYDLNGDGRTAIRGGFGIFHDRVFDNLFGSAKSNPPYQAQVNDYPFDGSPDTPTVSGFPFPGELTPSPNITNGQLLRAPVVIDPHLKMPTSQSYNLGIQHQLRGSLALEVNYVGSHTTHALRALDGAPPQPNLVQAAIAAGVRPDALTFNALYTGGTDANGTTFAPMVNNTAFYHEAFETSIASGNYNALQARLSGQIGRLTLIGSYTWSHSLDNGSDPIKPGAGDSFFPRNSFNLGPEYGNSDFDIRNRGTVAATYALPIGIGTAHLSSGLLGHLFEGIEISGIQQAQSGLPFDLRGTTDSLHTDAADRPQLIGAPYPSHRGTIVAAGKITGPAASAFTNEPYGETLSIHRNKFYGPGFINTDAVFQKTQTLHEQVKLVFRAESYNVFNHPNLASPPASSLTISSPTFGVSQSQLGQNDGTTGARQIQAALKVVF; this is encoded by the coding sequence ATGCGTTTAGGAAACCTGTGTGCAGCACTGTTGGCGCTCGTTGCCATGGCTGGAGTTGGATTCGCCCAGACCGGCAGCGTCACCGGCCAGGTCTTCGATCCCGCCGGAGCGCTCGTGCAGAACGCGACGGTCACAGCGACCTCCAGCTCGATAGGACTTACCCGTACCGCCACGACGACATCGGCCGGCCTCTACAACTTCGCTGCCCTGCCCCCGTCGGTCTACACCGTCTCTGTAATCGCACCGGGCTTCCAGCGTCTCACACGCCGAAACGTCATCCTTAATATTGCTGCAACGCTTCCTCTCAACTTCACCTTGTCGGTCGCAAGCGCGTCCACCTCGATAGACGTGCAGGACGCCAGTGCAGCTCCCGTCGAAACCGACAGCTTCCAGCTCTCCACGGTCGTCGATGCAAAGCAGATTAACAGCCTGCCTCTTGTTCTGCGCGACCCCTACCAGCTGGTTCTTCTGGCACCCGGTGTTGTCACCGCCAAAAACAATATAGGCGGCTTCTCCGTCAACGGTCAGCGCGACCGCAACAACAACTTCATGCTCGACGGCGCCGACAACAACGACACCTCCGTCCCCGGCGGCCAGGGCGGCCTCTCAATGGCAAATCCCGACTCTACACAGGAGTTCCGCGTCATCACCAACAACTTCGACGCCGAGTTCGGACGCAACACCGGGGCCATCATCGACGTATTGACCCGCGGCGGCAGCAACGCATTTCATGGCAGCGTCTACGAGTTCGGACGCTACAGCGCACTCGGCGCGCGCGACTTCTTTAACAAGAAGCAGAATGGCCGGCAAGACCCCTACGTTCGCAATGACTTCGGTGCTTCCATCGGCGGCCCCATCTGGAAAGACCGCACCTTCTTCTTCCTCAACGGCGAGGTCCAGCGCTTCCGCACCACACTCACCTCGTCGCAGACCACGCCGACTGCGGCCTTTAGAACAGGCAAGTTCGTCTACACCGATCCCATCGGCGGCAGCCAAACGCCGGTCGATCTTACCGCCAATCCGCTTACAAATCCCAACAATCTCTCCGGCCTCCCCCAGAACCCGCTCGTAGCAAAGATCCTCAATCTCGCTCCCGTCGGACAGGCCGATAACGGCGACGGCGTCAGCACGACTTACTTCTTCCCTTCACCGGATAATTTGAACTCCTACAACCTGACCGGGCGTTTCGACCAACGTCTGACCGACAAGCATCAACTGACCGTACGTTATATCTACGGCCACGCAGCCGAGAGCAACCCGCTCCACGACGAAGTCCTGCCCGGCTACGGCAACATCAGCAACATCACCACCACCCATAACGGTGTCGTCTCCATCGCCTCTTCGTTCTCGGTCCACGCCGCCAACGTCGTCCGCGCGGGCTATAACCTTAATAACACCGGCGACTTCTGCAACCACGCAGCCATCGATGCTCTCACCGGCACCGACAGCTTCGGCAATGGCCGCGACATCAACATCCCGTACTTCTTCATCTTCGGCTGCTCCGCCCTCGGCGACAGCAACGCGCAGGCGCGGCTTAGCTCAACCATCCTCTTCGCTGACACCTTCACCTACACTCGCGGCGCACATTCCATCAAATTCGGCGGCGAGTACCACAGCGTCAAAGACAGCAACTTCGACAACTTCAGCTCACGCAACGTTCTCATGCTCGATAACTTCACCATCTTCGGTTATCCCTCCTACAGTTTCTACGGCAGTCACTCCTCACCCAGCGTGCGCGGCTTCGAAGACCTTATCTGGGGCGCGCAGGGGGCCGTCGCCTACTCCTCCGAGAGCCAGTTCTTCACTCGCGCCGGTGTGCGCCGCGCCAACGACCTCTCCCGCTTCCGTCAGCATGAGGGCGCAGTCTTCGCGCAAGACACATGGAAGGTAAATTCGAAGTTAACCGCCATCCTCGGACTCCGCTACGCCTTCAACGGCGTGCCCTATGAGAAGGACGGCGACCTCGCCAACTTCTACGGCGACGCCTCCGCCGCGCTTCCTGCCGTCGGCTACTTCACCTTCACCTCCGTCGGTCCTGGCACAGGACGCCAGCTCTACGCCAACAACTCCGGCCTGGTCGAACCTCGCGTCGGCTTCGCCTACGACCTCAACGGCGACGGCAGGACCGCCATCCGCGGCGGCTTCGGCATCTTCCACGACCGCGTCTTCGACAATCTCTTCGGCAGCGCCAAATCGAACCCGCCCTATCAGGCGCAGGTCAACGACTACCCCTTTGACGGCTCTCCCGACACACCCACTGTGTCCGGCTTTCCCTTCCCCGGTGAACTCACCCCATCCCCCAACATCACCAACGGGCAACTTCTTAGAGCGCCCGTTGTGATCGATCCCCACCTCAAGATGCCGACCAGCCAGAGCTACAACCTCGGCATCCAGCATCAACTTCGCGGCAGCCTCGCGCTCGAAGTGAACTACGTCGGCAGCCACACCACGCACGCTCTTCGCGCACTCGACGGTGCACCGCCCCAGCCCAACCTCGTTCAAGCAGCTATCGCTGCAGGTGTCCGCCCGGATGCACTTACCTTCAACGCGCTCTACACCGGCGGCACCGATGCCAATGGGACCACCTTCGCCCCAATGGTCAACAACACCGCCTTCTATCACGAGGCCTTCGAGACCTCCATCGCCAGCGGCAACTACAACGCGCTGCAAGCCCGGCTCTCCGGTCAGATCGGACGCCTCACCCTCATCGGCAGCTACACCTGGTCGCACTCCCTCGATAACGGGAGCGACCCCATCAAACCCGGCGCAGGCGACTCCTTCTTTCCGCGCAACAGTTTTAACCTCGGCCCCGAGTATGGCAACTCCGACTTCGACATTCGCAACCGCGGCACCGTCGCTGCCACCTACGCTCTGCCCATCGGCATCGGCACCGCGCACCTGAGCAGCGGCCTGTTAGGTCACCTCTTCGAAGGCATCGAGATCTCCGGCATTCAACAAGCGCAGAGCGGCCTTCCCTTCGATCTTCGCGGCACCACCGACAGCCTCCACACCGACGCCGCCGACCGGCCACAACTCATCGGAGCACCCTATCCCTCGCATCGCGGAACCATCGTCGCCGCTGGCAAGATCACCGGCCCCGCCGCTTCGGCCTTTACCAACGAACCCTACGGCGAGACTCTTTCCATCCATCGCAACAAATTCTACGGCCCCGGCTTCATCAACACCGATGCCGTCTTTCAAAAGACCCAGACGCTGCATGAGCAGGTCAAGCTCGTCTTCCGCGCCGAGAGCTACAACGTCTTCAACCACCCCAATCTCGCCTCGCCACCGGCATCTTCATTGACCATCTCGTCGCCAACCTTCGGAGTCTCGCAATCGCAGCTAGGCCAGAACGACGGTACCACCGGAGCCCGGCAGATTCAGGCCGCGCTCAAGGTAGTCTTCTAG
- a CDS encoding NUDIX hydrolase: protein MATSTKRPAAPKSKSVSKVTSKGKAKAVPAKSKSPAQKSPAKKKPSATKAALISSKLSYKGNVFSVYTDTIIEPGSDTPHTRDVIRHNGSIVVLAVDESVNPKDPDLILIRQYRHAAGQFLLELPAGRIEPNEAPLAAAKREMIEETGFRAKRWTHLTKYYASPGFLGESMQIYLARDIKQGTANPEEDEHIEIVRTPLSKALALIAADKIHDGKTLIGVQFYAAAHREGRL, encoded by the coding sequence ATGGCCACCTCGACCAAAAGACCCGCCGCCCCTAAGTCAAAATCCGTCTCCAAAGTCACCTCCAAGGGCAAAGCCAAGGCTGTCCCCGCCAAATCGAAGTCCCCTGCTCAGAAGTCCCCTGCTAAAAAGAAGCCCTCTGCCACGAAGGCAGCCCTGATCTCTTCCAAGCTCTCCTACAAGGGCAACGTCTTCTCCGTCTACACCGACACCATCATCGAGCCCGGCTCCGACACGCCGCATACGCGCGACGTCATCCGGCACAACGGCTCCATCGTCGTCCTTGCGGTAGACGAGTCCGTCAACCCCAAAGACCCCGACCTCATCCTCATCCGCCAGTACCGTCACGCCGCCGGCCAGTTCCTGCTCGAACTTCCCGCCGGACGCATCGAGCCCAACGAGGCTCCTCTTGCCGCCGCCAAACGCGAGATGATCGAAGAGACCGGCTTCCGCGCCAAACGCTGGACCCACCTCACCAAGTACTACGCAAGCCCCGGCTTCCTCGGCGAGTCCATGCAGATCTACCTCGCCCGCGACATCAAGCAAGGCACCGCAAACCCCGAAGAAGACGAACACATCGAGATCGTCCGCACCCCCCTCTCGAAGGCCCTCGCCCTCATCGCCGCCGACAAGATCCACGACGGCAAGACTCTCATCGGCGTCCAGTTCTACGCCGCTGCCCATCGCGAAGGCCGTCTCTAA